A window of the Helianthus annuus cultivar XRQ/B chromosome 4, HanXRQr2.0-SUNRISE, whole genome shotgun sequence genome harbors these coding sequences:
- the LOC110932905 gene encoding ATP-dependent DNA helicase PIF1-like codes for MSNIVDRERDKRTMLTAFFERNRIDETARVYLYKDFPKHFTWNGSTRRWNPRGGKKQRGRIVSANPAEGERYYLRLLLSNVRGPTSFEHLCTVNGQRCETFRKVALELGLIEDDEYLSQCLEEASMFQFPNALRRLFATIMIFCQPGDIRKLWNDHFDPLSEDHRLHCQSIERVQNMVLTDISVFLQSMGKNINKFDLPKITDDVNLQDVGYRELQEEYGIVLEPEHLSAKDSLNRDQKNVFDEIMMHVDNDLPGVFFIDGPGGTGKTFLYNALLAEVRSRGLIALATASSGVAANNMPGGRTAHSRFKIPINLENNSKCNIKKQSGAAKLIRSAKIIIWDEASMAKRQAIEAVDRTFQDIIGVSLPFGGKIMVMGGDFRQVLPVIKRGTRAQIVDSSLRMSPLWSLTKKMRLTINMRALKDPWFSEFLLRVGDGTEEPIEGNYIRIPDDMTIQCNNRENSIKELINAIFPSIEDIVYSSDYIISRAVLSTKNESVDEINNQMIEIFQGEEKVYYSFDEAEDDQRNFYPVEFLNSLNFSGLPPHKLRLKIGCPIILLRNIDPSHGLCNGTRLICKGFMRNVIDAEIAVGQHAGKRVFFAKNPSNPF; via the coding sequence ATGTCTAATATTGTTGATAGGGAAAGGGATAAGAGAACCATGCTAACAGCATTTTTTGAGAGAAATAGAATCGATGAAACAGCAAGGGTATATttgtataaagattttccaaaacACTTTACGTGGAATGGAAGCACACGCCGTTGGAATCCTCGTGGCGGTAAAAAACAAAGAGGTCGTATCGTTTCCGCTAATCCAGCCGAAGGAGAAAGGTACTACTTACGCCTACTTTTATCAAATGTCAGAGGGCCTACTTCTTTTGAACATCTTTGCACAGTTAATGGTCAACGGTGTGAGACATTTCGAAAAGTAGCTCTTGAGTTAGGCTTAATAGAAGACGATGAATATCTATCACAATGTCTCGAAGAAGCCTCTATGTTTCAGTTTCCCAATGCTCTTAGAAGGTTATTTGCGACCATAATGATTTTTTGCCAACCTGGAGATATTCGAAAGTTATGGAATGACCACTTTGATCCACTATCTGAAGATCATCGGTTACATTGTCAAAGTATAGAACGAGTTCAAAATATGGTCCTTACCGACATTAGTGTCTTTCTACAATCCATGGGTAAAAATATCAATAAATTCGACCTTCCTAAGATAACAGACGATGTTAACTTACAGGATGTAGGTTATCGTGAGTTACAAGAGGAGTATGGGATTGTTTTGGAACCTGAACACTTGAGTGCCAAAGATTCACTTAATCGGGACCAAAAAAACGTGTTTGATGAGATCATGATGCATGTTGATAATGATCTTCCAGGCGTCTTCTTTATTGATGGTCCAGGTGGAACTGGAAAAACATTTTTGTACAATGCCTTGCTTGCTGAAGTTCGGTCACGTGGTCTTATTGCTCTCGCAACAGCTTCATCAGGTGTTGCGGCTAATAATATGCCAGGAGGTAGAACGGCTCACTCGAGATTCAAGATTCCTATCAATCTTGAAAATAATTCAAAGTGCAATATCAAAAAACAGAGTGGGGCTGCTAAACTGATTCGGTCTGCCAAAATAATCATATGGGATGAAGCGTCGATGGCTAAACGGCAGGCGATAGAGGCAGTCGATCGTACATTCCAAGACATTATAGGTGTTAGTCTCCCATTTGGTGGGAAGATAATGGTTATGGGAGGTGACTTCAGACAGGTGTTGCCGGTTATTAAACGTGGCACTCGAGCACAGATTGTAGACTCCAGCCTACGAATGTCACCTCTTTGGTCTTTGACTAAGAAGATGCGGTTGACCATAAATATGAGAGCGTTGAAAGATCCATGGTTTTCTGAATTTCTTTTAAGAGTCGGCGATGGAACTGAAGAACCAATCGAAGGAAACTATATCCGCATACCCGATGACATGACAATTCAGTGCAACAATAGAGAAAACTCTATAAAAGAATTGATCAATGCCATCTTTCCATCAATTGAAGATATTGTATATTCTTCGGATTATATAATCTCTAGAGCAGTATTGTCCACTAAAAATGAGAGTGTTGACGAGATTAATAATCAAATGATTGaaatttttcaaggggaggaaaAAGTTTATTACAGTTTTGACGAAGCTGAAGACGATCAGCGCAACTTCTATCCGGTCGAGTTCTTAAACTCGCTAAATTTTAGTGGTTTGCCGCCTCATAAGCTTCGTTTAAAAATTGGATGCCCAATAATATTGTTACGGAATATCGATCCATCACATGGCCTGTGTAATGGCACGCGGTTGATATGTAAAGGTTTCATGCGAAATGTTATTGATGCGGAAATTGCAGTCGGTCAACATGCCGGAAAACGAGTTTTTTTTGCCAAGAATCCCTCTAACCCTTTCTGA
- the LOC110932906 gene encoding uncharacterized protein LOC110932906, with translation MTNGQPDHLNQASSSSSSTRAEKRKEYNKRYYDARKENNKVPKFGSGEVSQSASSLSLMSNRSAERTPLRSLQTNITQFTQMTSVNASSISAVKRKEYNGMHISNGSQITSTLTNDVTPTTTFPNVIDEVITRTSRGVRIQPRTLLPQFSEVVDQPSFQNENVEDDPYNFVYDRLPREHRVLKERGACPDCGAKRFQFEFDTFCCMSGKTVLANSEIPEELHRLFTSQDEIGNIFRQNIRAYNTNFSFASMGVTLDDTLNNMRDGVYTFRAHRGIYHKIDQLVPRDGTPRYLQLYFYDPDAELDLRLQWPNLDRRITQILTRVLSTNPYVDTFRRLAELGPLDNYRVTLNASVELDQRVYNRPTTSEVAGIWVEGNDNITSYKRSIVVYGRSEYSQTIQPYFSCYDPLSYPLFFPNCESGWHANIPRHGVSINEVRNNDNIEGEMEEANTRSGRTTVAMREYYCYKFQIRSTANVLLFGGRLLQQFVVDVYIKIETSRLEFCERNQAKIRTDLYQGLVDCVNAGEVHANRVGKRIVLPASFIGGPRDMRRRFLDAMTLVQDDGKPDIFLTMTCNPKWPEICDNLHVGQTAQDRPDLVSRVFRAKLEDLKEQLFKKHILGEVKAYVYVIEFQKRGLPHAHFLLIMYPQHKINNADHYDKVVCAEIPNKLSHPKLHEMVVKHMIHGPCGNLRLSSPCMQGDPKICRFHYPRQFNEQTTQGEDAYPLYRRRDTGIEVDVRGITLDNRWVVPYNPRLLMMFNCHINVEVCSSIKSVKYLFKYVYKGHDKQVIQVDQSEPGVVVNEIKSF, from the exons ATGACTAATGGACAACCAGACCATCTTAATCAAGCTTCTAGCTCGAGTTCATCTACTAGAGCTGAAAAACGAAAAGAGTATAACAAAAGATATTATGATGCACGCAAAGAAAATAACAAAGTCCCGAAATTTGGGAGTGGTGAGGTCTCCCAAAGTGCTTCATCACTATCTTTAATGAGTAATAGATCAGCAGAAAGGACACCGTTAAGAAGTTTACAGACTAATATTACTCAATTTACCCAAATGACAAGCGTGAACGCATCAAGTATTTCTGCCGTGAAACGTAAGGAGTACAATGGAATGCATATTTCAAACGGTAGTCAAATTACATCAACCCTGACCAATGATGTTACGCCGACAACCACATTCCCCAATGTAATTGATGAAGTCATTACCAGAACATCGCGAG GTGTTCGAATTCAACCACGTACACTTTTACCTCAATTTTCTGAAGTAGTTGATCAACCTTCCTTCCAAAATGAGAATGTAGAAGATGATCCATATAACTTTGTTTACGATCGTTTACCTAGAGAGCATCGTGTTTTAAAAGAGCGTGGTGCATGTCCTGATTGTGGAGCAAAACGTTTTCAATTTGAATTTGATACCTTTTGTTGTATGAGTGGGAAAACTGTGTTAGCAAATTCAGAAATTCCAGAGGAATTGCATCGACTTTTCACATCGCAAGATGAAATTGGAAATATTTTTAGGCAAAACATTCGTGCTTATAACACCAATTTTTCTTTTGCCTCAATGGGAGTGACGTTGGATGATACATTGAACAATATGAGAGACGGTGTATATACTTTTCGTGCACATAGAGGAATATATCACAAAATCGACCAATTAGTTCCGAGGGATGGAACCCCTAGGTACTTGCAGTTGTATTTTTATGATCCTGATGCCGAGTTAGATCTCAGACTCCAATGGCCAAATCTTGATCGTCGTATTACTCAGATTTTGACACGCGTTCTTTCTACAAACCCATATGTCGATACATTTAGAAGACTTGCGGAACTAGGACCTTTGGACAACTATAGAGTCACTTTGAATGCCTCGGTTGAACTTGACCAAAGGGTGTACAACCGGCCAACGACATCAGAG GTTGCTGGTATTTGGGTTGAAGGTAATGACAATATTACTTCGTATAAACGAAGTATTGTTGTGTATGGTAGGTCTGAATATAGCCAAACTATTCAGCCGTACTTCAGTTGTTACGATCCATTGTCATATCCTCTATTTTTTCCTAATTGTGAGTCGGGTTGGCATGCCAACATACCACGTCACGGAGTATCAATCAATGAGGTTCGCAACAATGACAACATCGAAGGAGAAATGGAAG AGGCTAACACACGAAGTGGTAGAACAACCGTGGCTATGCGAGAGTACTACTGTTACAAGTTCCAGATTCGATCTACCGCAAATGTGCTTCTGTTCGGTGGTAGACTGCTACAACAGTTTGTGGTAGATGTTTACATAAAAATTGAGACGTCACGCTTAGAATTTTGTGAGAGAAACCAGGCTAAGATACGGACCGATCTGTACCAAGGTCTTGTGGATTGCGTCAATGCTGGTGAGGTTCATGCAAACAGAGTTGGGAAAAGAATTGTGTTGCCTGCATCTTTCATCGGAGGGCCTCGCGACATGCGACGTCGGTTTCTAGATGCGATGACTTTAGTTCAAGATGACGGCAAGCCTGATATATTCCTTACAATGACGTGTAATCCTAAGTGGCCTGAGATATGTGATAATTTACATGTTGGTCAAACTGCACAAGATCGTCCAGACCTTGTTTCAAGAGTGTTCCGTGCTAAATTAGAAGATCTTAAGGAACAACTCTTCAAGAAACATATCCTCGGGGAAGTTAAGGCATACGTTTATGTCATTGAATTTCAAAAGCGTGGTTTGCCGCACGCACATTTTCTCCTTATCATGTACCCGCAACACAAGATCAATAACGCGGACCATTATGATAAGGTTGTGTGTGCTGAAATTCCTAACAAACTAAGTCATCCCAAATTGCATGAGATGGTTGTCAAGCACATGATTCACGGTCCTTGCGGCAATTTACGATTAAGCAGTCCTTGTATGCAGGGTGATCCTAAAATTTGTCGTTTTCACTATCCTAGACAATTCAATGAACAGACAACACAAGGAGAAGATGCGTATCCGTTGTATCGAAGGAGAGACACCGGGATAGAAGTGGATGTACGAGGAATAACACTTGATAATAGATGGGTGGTCCCATATAACCCAAGGCTTTTGATGATGTTTAACTGCCACATCAATGTTGAAGTTTGCTCAAGTATAAAATCTGTGAAATATCTTTTTAAATATGTTTATAAAGGACATGACAAACAGGTTATTCAAGTTGATCAAAGTGAGCCAGGGGTTGTTGTTAATGAGATAAAGAGCTTTTAA
- the LOC110932907 gene encoding putative F-box only protein 9 — MADLPIETIFEILKRVPAKVVGRSKTVCKEWYALLSTRDFIRVHCCRSLVSSNQRVLLIDDLTCSVHPIIFQSYDYGPRSIVTLPFDHQNNDVSILLHLNGLLCVCLNHTNELLLWNPTSTAFKRLSTPDSLGIYINNLDAVGLYADDTDDYKRNIPFLTREEYLSPNFYWSPGTFCAGTLYFTLCECWVGGTNVVICFDINSEQFKEISFPPVPSTGFVQGVLVNVKNELHMFATTGWFEITIDLWTLKEDYWIKVLSCPPIPPISLSLWGDITHYVTNGDWFVMTKLGKLFTIEMDKKPFEILYPVTWFRGYKGAVFVETVVSPTI; from the exons ATGGCTGACCTTCCTATTGAAACAATATTTGAGATATTAAAGAGGGTGCCAGCGAAGGTCGTAGGACGTTCTAAGACTGTCTGTAAGGAATGGTATGCGTTGCTGTCAACTCGAGATTTCATAAGAGTACATTGTTGTCGCTCATTAGTTTCATCTAACCAAAGAGTTCTCTTAATTGACGACCTAACATGCTCTGTTCATCCGATCATCTTTCAATCCTATGATTATGGGCCAAGGTCAATAGTTACATTACCATTCGACCACCAAAATAATGATGTGTCAATACTTTTACATTTGAATGGATTGTTGTGTGTTTGCTTGAATCATACAAACGAGTTGcttctttggaatccaacaaGTACTGCTTTCAAGCGTTTGTCAACACCTGATTCTCTTGGAATCTATATAAATAATCTTGATGCCGTTGGTTTGTATGCTGATGATACCGATGATTACAAG AGAAATATTCCTTTCTTAACAAGAGAAGAGTACCTTAGCCCCAATTTCTATTGGTCACCAGGCACATTTTGTGCTGGTACTCTGTATTTCACTCTTTGCGAATGTTGGGTCGGAGGTACAAATGTGGTGATTTGTTTTGATATTAATTCAGAGCAGTTCAAGGAGATAAGCTTTCCACCTGTTCCATCTACGGGATTTGTTCAAGGTGTTTTAGTGAATGTAAAAAATGAGCTTCACATGTTTGCTACGACTGGCTGGTTTGAGATAACAATTGACCTATGGACGCTAAAAGAGGATTACTGGATTAAGGTCTTATCATGTCCTCCGATCCCCCCAATATCATTGTCATTGTGGGGCGATATAACACATTACGTGACGAATGGTGATTGGTTTGTGATGACTAAATTAGGGAAGCTTTTTACTATTGAAATGGATAAGAAGCCCTTCGAAATTCTTTATCCAGTTACTTGGTTTCGTGGTTATAAGGGTGCAGTGTTTGTGGAGACCGTCGTTTCACCAACTATTTAG
- the LOC110935746 gene encoding uncharacterized protein LOC110935746 isoform X1, with translation MNRVKGQDVAFEPAKLLWLIQRDFLQGKSVKEMVDEALRHVPNHDGDKNIDQVNQIRDSLAIMGDNSTAFSLPQDMSGHCTVDEFSSLRNDRAWYNLTFVMVELIWHDVEGKRLVIIFLDQNRQKIVAIVPQDLIHLYNDDTLMGGFFSLNHFQIENLNYHEYPKYHNYLLVCSEKKIVINEYTKLLSLELTIPRGACIYPLVPSIIKLKHDRRPKKFIVDVVGRIIEGKRDRCCFELSLRDKTGHTIQMFLSTLKPSDVICTILAVQRKSIIYVSRVKFVHLPDINILKSTELSRITYDPDMLEARDI, from the exons ATGAACAGAGTAAAG GGGCAAGATGTGGCGTTTGAACCAGCAAAACTCTTGTGGCTTATACAACGTGACTTCTTAC AGGGGAAGTCTGTAAAAGAAATGGTAGATGAAGCTCTACGACATGTTCCTAACCATGATG GTGACAAAAATATTGACCAG GTCAACCAAATTCGGGACTCTCTAGCTATCATGGGCGACAATAGCACAGCTTTCAGCTTACCACAA GATATGTCTGGTCATTGTACCGTCGACGAATTTTCATCATTGAGAAATGATAGAGCATGGTATAATCTAACCTTTGTTATGGTCGAGCTTATTTGGCATGACGTTGAGGGAAAGAGATTAGTGATTATTTTTCTTGATCAAAAC AGACAAAAAATTGTTGCGATCGTTCCACAAGATTTGATACACCTATATAATGACGATACATTGATGGGTGGCTTTTTTTCGTTGAATCATTTCCAAATTGAGAATCTCAACTATCATGAGTACCCAAAGTACCATAATTACCTCTTAGTCTGTTCGGAGAAAAAAATCGTCATCAATGAATATACGAAGCTTTTATCACTGGAGCTTACGATTCCAAGAGGTGCTTGTATATATCCGTTGGTGCCTTCCATTATAAAATTGAAGCATGATAGAAGACCAAAAAAATTTATTGTTG ATGTGGTTGGGAGGATAATAGAAGGTAAAAGAGATCGTTGTTGTTTCGAACTTTCTCTTCGAGATAAGAC TGGTCATACAATACAAATGTTTTTGTCCACCCTGAAGCCTTCCGATGTTATATGTACCATTCTAGCGGTGCAACGAAAGTCTATCATATACGTATCACGTGTCAAGTTTGTTCACCTACCGGATA TTAATATTTTGAAGTCTACAGAACTGAGTAGGATTACTTACGACCCAGATATGCTCGAGGCACGAGATATTTAA
- the LOC110935746 gene encoding uncharacterized protein LOC110935746 isoform X2 has product MVDEALRHVPNHDGDKNIDQVNQIRDSLAIMGDNSTAFSLPQDMSGHCTVDEFSSLRNDRAWYNLTFVMVELIWHDVEGKRLVIIFLDQNRQKIVAIVPQDLIHLYNDDTLMGGFFSLNHFQIENLNYHEYPKYHNYLLVCSEKKIVINEYTKLLSLELTIPRGACIYPLVPSIIKLKHDRRPKKFIVDVVGRIIEGKRDRCCFELSLRDKTGHTIQMFLSTLKPSDVICTILAVQRKSIIYVSRVKFVHLPDINILKSTELSRITYDPDMLEARDI; this is encoded by the exons ATGGTAGATGAAGCTCTACGACATGTTCCTAACCATGATG GTGACAAAAATATTGACCAG GTCAACCAAATTCGGGACTCTCTAGCTATCATGGGCGACAATAGCACAGCTTTCAGCTTACCACAA GATATGTCTGGTCATTGTACCGTCGACGAATTTTCATCATTGAGAAATGATAGAGCATGGTATAATCTAACCTTTGTTATGGTCGAGCTTATTTGGCATGACGTTGAGGGAAAGAGATTAGTGATTATTTTTCTTGATCAAAAC AGACAAAAAATTGTTGCGATCGTTCCACAAGATTTGATACACCTATATAATGACGATACATTGATGGGTGGCTTTTTTTCGTTGAATCATTTCCAAATTGAGAATCTCAACTATCATGAGTACCCAAAGTACCATAATTACCTCTTAGTCTGTTCGGAGAAAAAAATCGTCATCAATGAATATACGAAGCTTTTATCACTGGAGCTTACGATTCCAAGAGGTGCTTGTATATATCCGTTGGTGCCTTCCATTATAAAATTGAAGCATGATAGAAGACCAAAAAAATTTATTGTTG ATGTGGTTGGGAGGATAATAGAAGGTAAAAGAGATCGTTGTTGTTTCGAACTTTCTCTTCGAGATAAGAC TGGTCATACAATACAAATGTTTTTGTCCACCCTGAAGCCTTCCGATGTTATATGTACCATTCTAGCGGTGCAACGAAAGTCTATCATATACGTATCACGTGTCAAGTTTGTTCACCTACCGGATA TTAATATTTTGAAGTCTACAGAACTGAGTAGGATTACTTACGACCCAGATATGCTCGAGGCACGAGATATTTAA
- the LOC110935746 gene encoding uncharacterized protein LOC110935746 isoform X3, producing the protein MNRVKGQDVAFEPAKLLWLIQRDFLQGKSVKEMVDEALRHVPNHDGDKNIDQVNQIRDSLAIMGDNSTAFSLPQDMSGHCTVDEFSSLRNDRAWYNLTFVMVELIWHDVEGKRLVIIFLDQNRQKIVAIVPQDLIHLYNDDTLMGGFFSLNHFQIENLNYHEYPKYHNYLLVCSEKKIVINEYTKLLSLELTIPRGACIYPLVPSIIKLKHDRRPKKFIVDVVGRIIEGKRDRCCFELSLRDKT; encoded by the exons ATGAACAGAGTAAAG GGGCAAGATGTGGCGTTTGAACCAGCAAAACTCTTGTGGCTTATACAACGTGACTTCTTAC AGGGGAAGTCTGTAAAAGAAATGGTAGATGAAGCTCTACGACATGTTCCTAACCATGATG GTGACAAAAATATTGACCAG GTCAACCAAATTCGGGACTCTCTAGCTATCATGGGCGACAATAGCACAGCTTTCAGCTTACCACAA GATATGTCTGGTCATTGTACCGTCGACGAATTTTCATCATTGAGAAATGATAGAGCATGGTATAATCTAACCTTTGTTATGGTCGAGCTTATTTGGCATGACGTTGAGGGAAAGAGATTAGTGATTATTTTTCTTGATCAAAAC AGACAAAAAATTGTTGCGATCGTTCCACAAGATTTGATACACCTATATAATGACGATACATTGATGGGTGGCTTTTTTTCGTTGAATCATTTCCAAATTGAGAATCTCAACTATCATGAGTACCCAAAGTACCATAATTACCTCTTAGTCTGTTCGGAGAAAAAAATCGTCATCAATGAATATACGAAGCTTTTATCACTGGAGCTTACGATTCCAAGAGGTGCTTGTATATATCCGTTGGTGCCTTCCATTATAAAATTGAAGCATGATAGAAGACCAAAAAAATTTATTGTTG ATGTGGTTGGGAGGATAATAGAAGGTAAAAGAGATCGTTGTTGTTTCGAACTTTCTCTTCGAGATAAGAC TTAA